The genomic DNA TTTTTTAGTATTAAGTGAACCGGATACCACCGGGATAATAGTGAAGATGTGGGTTACAGCATTAACGTAAACTTATCTCATAAATTTTAAACAAAAGGAGCTAAAAGATGACAGATACATCCAATACCGATGAAGGAAGTATTACCACTATACTTGCTGATGATTTGGAAATTAAAGGTACAATAAAGTTCAAAAGCTCTCTCATGATAAAAGGTGTTCTTGAAGGAGAGATTATATCGGATGGATTATTAATTGCCGGGGCTACTGCAAAGGTCACAGCTACAATCACTACAAAAAACCTCATTTCCCACGGTGAAATCCAGGGAGATGTTACTGCCGGCGAGCAGGTTATTCTGAAAAGCACTGCAG from Pseudomonadota bacterium includes the following:
- a CDS encoding polymer-forming cytoskeletal protein, with amino-acid sequence MTDTSNTDEGSITTILADDLEIKGTIKFKSSLMIKGVLEGEIISDGLLIAGATAKVTATITTKNLISHGEIQGDVTAGEQVILKSTAVHNGNITTPNIVIESGTVFNGSCIMKKEPV